Proteins co-encoded in one Longimicrobium sp. genomic window:
- a CDS encoding SDR family oxidoreductase, which translates to MIAMKLTGRTVLVTGASAGIGEACARAFAAEGARLILVARRAGRLIELAEKLRGGGTDVFLLEMDVRDAQAVRERIGGLPAEWRDVDVLVNNAGLGRGLDKLWQGSPADWDEMVDTNVKGLLYVTGAVVPRMVERGHGHVINLGSVAGHEVYPGGAVYCATKHAVGAITKGLRMDVLGTGIRVSTVDPGMVETEFSVVRFHGDEERAKNVYRGMTALTAADIAETIVWVATRPPHVCIDEIIIKPTDQASATMVSRR; encoded by the coding sequence ATGATCGCGATGAAGCTGACGGGGAGGACGGTGCTGGTGACCGGCGCCAGCGCGGGGATCGGCGAGGCGTGCGCGCGGGCGTTTGCTGCGGAGGGCGCGCGGCTGATCCTGGTCGCGCGGCGCGCGGGGCGGCTGATCGAGCTGGCCGAGAAGCTGCGCGGTGGCGGCACCGACGTGTTCCTGCTGGAGATGGACGTGCGCGACGCGCAGGCCGTGCGCGAGCGCATCGGCGGGCTGCCGGCGGAGTGGCGCGACGTGGACGTGCTGGTGAACAACGCCGGCCTGGGGCGCGGGCTCGACAAGCTGTGGCAGGGCTCCCCCGCCGACTGGGACGAGATGGTCGACACCAACGTGAAGGGCCTCCTCTACGTCACCGGCGCGGTGGTGCCGCGGATGGTGGAGCGCGGCCACGGGCACGTGATCAACCTCGGCTCCGTCGCCGGCCACGAGGTCTATCCTGGCGGCGCCGTCTACTGCGCCACCAAGCACGCCGTCGGGGCGATCACGAAGGGGTTGCGGATGGACGTGCTCGGCACCGGCATCCGCGTGAGCACGGTCGATCCGGGGATGGTGGAGACGGAGTTCAGCGTCGTCCGCTTCCACGGCGACGAGGAGCGCGCGAAGAACGTCTACCGCGGCATGACGGCGCTCACCGCGGCCGACATCGCCGAGACGATCGTGTGGGTGGCCACGCGCCCGCCGCACGTCTGCATCGACGAGATCATCATCAAGCCCACCGACCAGGCGAGCGCCACGATGGTGAGTCGCAGGTGA
- a CDS encoding PRC-barrel domain-containing protein, whose product MADANGPRAEILRSRDFIGWAVTAANGANVGTVSDILIDRQGRVRFLAVDPGFFKKPFLLPVEALEWGEGSLQTSWTDAEVKRLPPYDPGVPLTAGVLDELGRAFPRYYGEHVGSAFDPGDGPSVVPLKDAKDFRLARGAPNLKGWNVYGADNEKVGSVAQMLVDPVALKIRYLDVDLADDLFGLVDDRHVLVPLEAVELRERSQDVWVQGLSGREIAKLPAYLGGPVDPLLEQASERSFRLAEQRPPVLVQGDEDATAQLPPPDEPRLMPRDAEFAAPPPMPIDEHPPVLVEDRPLGANELPPPLPDEAPPPPPDVPRSDEPPPILVQAPPPEDERDRS is encoded by the coding sequence ATGGCGGACGCGAACGGCCCGCGCGCGGAGATCCTCCGCTCGCGCGACTTCATCGGCTGGGCGGTGACGGCGGCGAACGGCGCCAACGTGGGCACCGTGAGCGACATCCTGATCGACCGGCAGGGGCGGGTGCGGTTCCTGGCGGTGGACCCCGGCTTCTTCAAGAAGCCCTTCCTCCTCCCCGTCGAGGCGCTGGAGTGGGGCGAGGGGTCGCTGCAGACGTCGTGGACCGACGCCGAGGTCAAGCGCCTGCCGCCGTACGACCCCGGCGTGCCGCTGACGGCGGGCGTGCTCGACGAGCTGGGCCGCGCCTTCCCGCGCTACTACGGCGAGCACGTGGGCTCCGCGTTCGATCCAGGCGACGGCCCCAGCGTGGTGCCGCTGAAGGACGCGAAGGACTTCCGGCTGGCCAGGGGCGCGCCGAACCTGAAGGGGTGGAACGTCTACGGCGCCGACAACGAGAAGGTCGGCAGCGTGGCGCAGATGCTGGTGGACCCGGTGGCGCTGAAGATCCGCTACCTGGACGTGGACCTGGCCGACGACCTGTTCGGCCTGGTCGACGACCGCCACGTGCTGGTGCCGCTGGAGGCGGTGGAGCTGCGCGAGCGCAGCCAGGACGTGTGGGTGCAGGGGCTGTCGGGGCGGGAGATCGCGAAGCTGCCGGCGTACCTGGGCGGCCCGGTGGACCCGCTGCTGGAGCAGGCCAGCGAGCGCTCGTTCCGCCTGGCCGAGCAGCGCCCGCCCGTGCTGGTGCAGGGAGATGAAGATGCCACCGCGCAGCTTCCGCCCCCGGACGAGCCGCGGCTGATGCCGCGCGACGCCGAGTTCGCCGCCCCGCCGCCGATGCCGATCGACGAGCACCCGCCGGTCCTCGTCGAGGACAGGCCGCTCGGCGCGAACGAGCTCCCGCCCCCGCTCCCCGACGAGGCGCCGCCCCCGCCGCCCGACGTGCCCCGGAGCGACGAGCCGCCGCCGATCCTCGTCCAGGCGCCCCCGCCCGAGGACGAACGCGACCGCAGTTGA